A single genomic interval of Nitrososphaerales archaeon harbors:
- a CDS encoding MFS transporter, with protein MAEGARPSYRKVLSNHSMFFLWAGEIVSQSGDYVFAIALPWLVLLQTGSAFYVSLTSAIAWTPLLLSPIAGVYVDRTNRKTSVILGNLVQGSAAVTMAVLYAAGALSLPALLALVFVIYFFDQFVSTAIDAILPRLVESKSELAAVNALFSISSSTNRIAGYVVGGTVIALAGVEVPILYDGTTFLFAALLTFAFVSSLYGRISRPPNKSNDPDIHTMGFKAEFVEGARFVKKNRLFLELTVVVFVVNFFVSGPSALIAPYVADSLHLGSLGFGIVVGALGAGGIVGSYVFGKLNVRGYVGRLFFAMALLIGVSLLIMGLIPSFYLSSLLLFVIGLAGVLVNLPIMTLIQAKVPNEMLGRVLAILVTLMSAAAPVAAIVAGGLAVVASTHAVFAYFGMGAVLTVLPSYAMFRELRSASY; from the coding sequence TTGGCGGAGGGCGCAAGGCCTAGCTATCGGAAGGTGCTCTCCAATCATTCGATGTTCTTCCTTTGGGCGGGCGAGATCGTCTCACAGTCCGGCGACTACGTGTTTGCGATAGCCCTCCCGTGGCTGGTCCTCCTACAGACAGGCTCGGCATTTTACGTCTCGCTCACCAGCGCAATCGCATGGACTCCTCTTCTGCTCAGCCCCATTGCAGGGGTCTACGTCGACAGGACCAACCGGAAGACCTCCGTGATTCTCGGGAACCTGGTACAGGGTTCGGCGGCCGTCACGATGGCGGTGCTGTACGCTGCCGGGGCCCTGAGCCTGCCTGCGTTGCTCGCGCTTGTCTTCGTCATCTATTTCTTCGACCAGTTCGTGTCAACCGCAATAGACGCCATCCTCCCTAGACTTGTCGAGTCCAAGTCGGAACTCGCCGCCGTGAACGCCCTCTTCTCGATCTCCTCTTCGACAAACCGGATCGCCGGGTACGTCGTCGGCGGAACGGTGATAGCTCTCGCGGGGGTCGAGGTGCCGATACTCTACGACGGCACGACCTTCCTGTTTGCCGCGCTGTTGACCTTCGCCTTCGTCTCCTCGCTGTACGGCCGGATTTCGAGGCCCCCAAACAAGTCAAATGACCCAGACATTCACACGATGGGTTTCAAGGCCGAGTTCGTCGAAGGAGCGAGATTCGTGAAGAAAAATAGGCTCTTCCTTGAGCTAACGGTCGTTGTGTTCGTCGTAAACTTCTTCGTCAGCGGACCTTCGGCCCTGATTGCCCCTTACGTGGCCGACTCTCTGCATCTCGGGTCCTTGGGCTTTGGGATCGTGGTGGGTGCGCTCGGGGCTGGCGGAATCGTCGGGTCGTATGTCTTCGGGAAGTTGAACGTGAGGGGATATGTGGGCAGGCTCTTCTTCGCCATGGCCCTGCTGATAGGAGTCTCGCTCCTGATCATGGGCCTGATTCCATCCTTCTACCTATCGTCCCTGCTGTTGTTCGTCATCGGGCTGGCGGGGGTGCTGGTCAACCTGCCCATAATGACCCTGATTCAGGCGAAGGTCCCCAACGAGATGCTCGGACGTGTCCTGGCCATTCTCGTTACGCTCATGAGCGCGGCAGCCCCTGTGGCTGCAATCGTCGCGGGAGGCTTGGCCGTGGTGGCCTCCACGCATGCTGTTTTCGCGTACTTCGGCATGGGAGCGGTTCTGACAGTCCTGCCGTCTTACGCAATGTTCCGGGAGCTCAGGTCGGCAAGTTACTGA